One Pseudomonadales bacterium genomic window, CCGCCGCAGTGGCCACCCCATATTACCGTGGCCTGCGTGATCGAACAGCAGGGAAAATTCTTATTAGTTGAGGAGACCTCAGGCGGCCGCCTTGTCTTTAATCAGCCCGCAGGTCACTTAGAGCCGAACGAGTCATTGCTCGAAGCGGCTAAACGCGAAGTTTTAGAAGAAACGGGATGGCACTGCCAACCTACCCATGTGTTACGCATCAGCAAATACATTGCACCACATAATGGCACGGTATATTACCGCACAACGTTTATTGCCGAGGCGCTGCATCATGACTCA contains:
- a CDS encoding NUDIX hydrolase, giving the protein MQAVETDSAPPQWPPHITVACVIEQQGKFLLVEETSGGRLVFNQPAGHLEPNESLLEAAKREVLEETGWHCQPTHVLRISKYIAPHNGTVYYRTTFIAEALHHDSNLPLDAGIERALWMDVDEIKQQQCKLRSPLVLEDIEHYLQGERYPLSLIND